From the genome of Candidatus Electrothrix communis, one region includes:
- a CDS encoding YqaE/Pmp3 family membrane protein, producing MKEKTADFLRIILSLIIPPVGVFLQVGFGMHFWINILLTLLGYLPGVLHAIYIILKK from the coding sequence ATGAAGGAAAAAACAGCAGATTTCTTGCGGATAATCCTGTCGCTGATCATCCCACCGGTGGGCGTTTTTTTACAGGTGGGTTTTGGAATGCATTTCTGGATCAATATTTTGCTCACTTTGTTAGGGTATCTTCCTGGGGTGCTTCACGCTATTTATATTATTTTGAAAAAATAG
- a CDS encoding LTA synthase family protein, producing MSIPLLLQVCAALIAAFLFSAYTVIGTESKWTSLMLLDTVSLAAFFYLFFQIVTKIKSVKIRIAVAACISIIVSLTFIGNVFYYQVFHDWVHAELFGQWSVGLSIQSSVFENATWKEISLALFVPLILSLLAVLWRDTPKKYSKRVGLLIVILCLSVHSVVVSKHFEPSEHNFLVNLARELVIKNFSSEGDAMRGSIDPSLYPAVDTSRYIASTDSRYPLIKNPKEQPGGSSLSPEVKQPNIVLILMESVRAKESGAYGAKLSFTPAFDELAQQGMLYKNFYANGTQTVRGELSLLCSFYPNYTGSPIYMKRPNLKLSSLPGILQEDGYKTMWISGFKSSYANKDGFLKKHGIEDLYDGSDLDPASTEKIGWGYSDRAIFSYAESILDKQKEPFFAEIMTLSNHWPFDFAYSETPEALPETADEKYSNYCRGIYYTDWAMGEFMKRMKKKPYFNNTLFIITSDHGIWYFPPEEKLTTVEKQEAYFRMPLLFYAPALLEPKVSGIVTSQVDVAPTVLDFLGIQRKNAFLGQSMLDENPSQERFALMQHVMKWSYRRGKEYIYSSGSEAFVEHYPPPPKGTAMKRSDEHLIFTLQEDLLHRGGEQFVFHGVDQDRQDKTQWVINLLKSNQELLFSDRIFDRLY from the coding sequence TTGTCTATTCCTTTACTGCTGCAAGTCTGTGCAGCTCTCATTGCAGCTTTTCTCTTTTCCGCCTACACGGTTATAGGAACAGAGAGTAAGTGGACCTCCCTCATGCTTCTTGATACGGTCTCTCTTGCAGCTTTTTTTTATCTCTTCTTCCAGATTGTAACAAAAATAAAATCCGTCAAGATACGCATCGCGGTGGCGGCATGCATCAGTATTATCGTCAGTTTGACCTTTATCGGCAATGTATTCTATTACCAGGTTTTTCACGATTGGGTGCATGCTGAACTCTTCGGCCAATGGAGTGTCGGGCTGTCCATACAAAGCAGTGTCTTTGAAAATGCAACGTGGAAGGAGATCTCCCTTGCCCTCTTTGTCCCGCTCATACTCTCTCTTCTTGCGGTACTTTGGAGAGATACACCGAAGAAATACTCGAAAAGAGTTGGCTTGCTGATCGTAATCCTCTGTCTCTCCGTTCACTCTGTTGTCGTTTCCAAACATTTTGAACCCTCGGAACATAATTTTCTCGTCAACCTAGCAAGAGAGCTTGTCATCAAAAACTTTTCTTCCGAGGGAGATGCAATGCGGGGAAGTATCGACCCATCGCTCTACCCGGCTGTTGATACAAGCCGTTACATCGCCTCAACAGACAGTCGCTATCCCCTTATAAAAAACCCGAAGGAGCAACCCGGAGGCAGTTCTTTATCTCCAGAGGTCAAACAGCCTAATATTGTGCTGATTCTGATGGAGTCGGTCCGGGCAAAGGAGTCAGGCGCATATGGGGCCAAGCTGAGCTTTACACCCGCATTCGATGAACTTGCTCAGCAAGGAATGCTCTATAAAAACTTCTATGCAAACGGAACCCAAACCGTCCGGGGCGAGCTTTCCTTGCTCTGTTCTTTTTATCCGAACTACACGGGATCGCCGATCTACATGAAGCGGCCAAACCTCAAGTTGAGTTCTCTGCCCGGTATCTTACAGGAGGATGGTTATAAGACCATGTGGATCAGCGGGTTTAAATCGAGTTATGCCAACAAAGATGGCTTTCTGAAAAAGCATGGTATTGAAGATCTTTATGATGGCAGCGACCTGGATCCGGCCAGTACCGAAAAAATTGGCTGGGGCTACTCGGACAGAGCGATCTTCTCTTATGCGGAATCAATCTTAGATAAGCAGAAAGAACCTTTTTTTGCCGAGATCATGACGCTCTCCAATCACTGGCCCTTTGATTTTGCCTATTCAGAGACGCCGGAGGCCCTGCCGGAGACGGCGGATGAAAAGTACAGCAACTACTGTCGCGGGATCTACTATACAGACTGGGCAATGGGTGAATTCATGAAGAGGATGAAAAAGAAACCCTATTTTAACAATACCCTGTTCATCATAACCTCCGACCACGGTATTTGGTACTTTCCACCGGAAGAGAAGCTGACCACAGTTGAAAAACAGGAGGCGTATTTCAGAATGCCCCTGCTCTTTTACGCACCAGCTCTCTTAGAGCCGAAGGTGTCTGGTATTGTGACAAGCCAGGTTGACGTTGCCCCGACCGTGTTGGACTTCCTCGGCATCCAGCGAAAAAATGCCTTCCTGGGACAGAGTATGCTTGATGAAAACCCGAGTCAGGAGCGCTTTGCCCTTATGCAGCATGTCATGAAATGGAGCTATCGTAGAGGGAAAGAGTATATCTATAGTTCCGGTTCAGAGGCCTTTGTTGAGCATTATCCGCCACCGCCCAAGGGCACTGCAATGAAGCGGTCTGATGAGCATCTCATCTTTACCTTACAGGAGGATCTCCTCCATAGAGGCGGTGAGCAATTTGTTTTTCATGGGGTTGATCAGGATCGTCAGGATAAAACGCAGTGGGTGATCAACCTGTTAAAATCAAATCAGGAGCTGCTGTTCAGTGATCGGATTTTTGATCGCTTGTATTGA
- a CDS encoding HNH endonuclease — MKILFCNVGWMRDYNGIKGDSIERGGSYNKDSTGHEVCNFSSIRSKVFGYVQPTGQIKIEKLGADKTASFVSGVTVVWTAGPETGGTAVIGWYKNATVYRDYQELENRTKIQKDNELTNYRVEAKAKDVTLLLPEERTLLIPRAVKGGIGQSNVWYADAPESKVHVKKVLTLIDKGFSKELPDVDRFMASKEGNPRLVAHLKRERNQTIVKEKKKQALDNTGKVSCEVCSFDFYSVFGAIGEGFCEVHHLQPLSKSDGEVNTTLEDLAIVCSNCHRILHRQNPMLTIERLKKVISKNNT; from the coding sequence ATGAAAATACTATTTTGTAACGTAGGATGGATGAGAGATTATAATGGAATAAAAGGCGATTCCATTGAGCGTGGTGGTTCTTACAATAAGGATTCTACAGGTCATGAGGTATGTAATTTTAGTAGTATACGGAGCAAGGTGTTTGGCTACGTTCAGCCTACAGGGCAAATAAAAATCGAAAAACTTGGTGCAGATAAAACAGCCAGTTTCGTTTCTGGGGTTACAGTTGTTTGGACAGCTGGTCCTGAAACAGGTGGTACAGCTGTTATTGGCTGGTATAAAAATGCCACAGTATATCGCGATTATCAAGAATTAGAGAATAGAACTAAAATTCAAAAAGATAATGAGTTAACCAATTATAGAGTTGAAGCGAAGGCAAAAGATGTCACACTTCTTCTACCAGAAGAGAGGACTTTATTAATTCCGCGAGCAGTCAAAGGCGGAATTGGACAGAGTAATGTTTGGTATGCCGATGCACCAGAAAGCAAGGTACATGTAAAGAAAGTTCTGACACTCATTGACAAAGGATTTAGTAAAGAATTACCCGATGTTGATCGATTCATGGCATCCAAAGAAGGAAACCCGAGGCTCGTTGCCCATCTTAAGCGAGAAAGAAATCAAACCATAGTAAAGGAGAAGAAAAAACAAGCTCTCGATAACACGGGAAAAGTTAGTTGCGAAGTATGTAGTTTTGACTTTTATTCAGTCTTCGGAGCGATTGGTGAAGGCTTTTGTGAAGTTCATCACTTGCAACCATTATCGAAATCCGATGGGGAAGTGAATACAACGCTTGAAGATTTGGCAATTGTTTGCTCAAACTGCCATAGGATTTTGCACCGTCAAAATCCTATGCTGACTATAGAGCGACTCAAAAAGGTAATAAGTAAAAATAACACATAA
- a CDS encoding OmpA family protein, which produces MLRKRLVMLFSAVVWTAATLCPWYVSFAQPPVKPARDLIRRLAPPPPAKPVRRARGLAPPPVVPVRPIPKVVPRQVPPPHALPLLPRPVVVPVKPIPQVVYRQVPPPPTVPVIPRQEVIQYPSVPPPLPLQEPIQQPNIRPVQVVQTPPSPTRSVTLSAVQFIYDSEELLPVARRQLDELVIALRDTRLRHSRIQLIGHTDAAGSRAYNRALSMRRAYSAARYLTQVHGISPQRIIPIGMGEDQLLDPYNPLSAVNRRVEITVVN; this is translated from the coding sequence ATGTTGAGAAAACGACTGGTAATGTTGTTTAGTGCAGTTGTCTGGACAGCAGCGACTCTCTGCCCTTGGTATGTTTCTTTTGCTCAACCTCCTGTCAAACCTGCCAGGGATCTCATTAGGAGACTTGCTCCCCCGCCGCCCGCCAAGCCGGTAAGGCGTGCCCGAGGCCTTGCTCCCCCGCCTGTTGTACCAGTTAGGCCAATCCCGAAAGTGGTGCCTCGTCAAGTACCTCCGCCACATGCGCTGCCTCTTCTCCCCCGCCCTGTTGTTGTGCCGGTAAAGCCAATCCCGCAAGTGGTATATCGTCAAGTGCCTCCGCCACCTACGGTGCCGGTCATACCCCGGCAGGAAGTTATTCAATATCCAAGTGTTCCGCCTCCGCTACCTCTACAGGAGCCCATTCAGCAACCAAATATACGTCCAGTCCAAGTGGTACAGACACCTCCATCGCCGACTCGTTCCGTTACGCTTTCTGCTGTTCAATTTATCTATGATTCCGAAGAATTGCTACCAGTAGCACGACGTCAGCTGGATGAATTGGTCATCGCCTTGCGGGATACAAGGTTACGGCATTCCCGCATTCAGCTTATCGGGCATACGGATGCAGCCGGTTCCCGAGCGTATAACAGAGCATTGTCCATGAGGCGGGCATACAGTGCAGCCCGTTATCTGACCCAGGTTCACGGCATCTCTCCGCAAAGGATTATCCCTATAGGCATGGGGGAAGATCAACTACTGGATCCTTATAACCCGCTCAGTGCGGTTAATAGAAGAGTAGAGATTACAGTTGTTAACTAA